The DNA region TGGGTTTGCCGCTTGCAAAGCCCTCTCTTTTCGCAATGACGATCCGGCTCATGCTTGCCGTCCCTTTGACCGTGATCGTGATGGATTTGTCTTGGGTGAAGGTTCAGGAATTTTAATTCTAGAAGAACTGCAACACGCCCTCAGTCGCGGCGCTCACATTTATGCCGAAATGATCGGCTATGGTATGACCTGTGACGCTTACCATATCACTTCCCCCGTCCCTGGTGGACTTGGAGCCGCTAGAGCAATCGAACTAGCGCTCAAAGATGCCAACATAACTCCTGAACATATTAGCTATATTAATGCTCACGGCACTAGTACCCCAGCTAATGATTCAACAGAAACCTCAGCAATCAAAAAAGCTTTGGGAGAACATGCCTATAAAGTGGCAATTAGCTCCACCAAATCAATGACAGGTCATTTATTGGGCGGTTCTGGAGGTATTGAAGCAGTCGCAACAGTGCTGGCGATCGCTAATGACCAAATTCCACCGACAATAAATCTGGAAAATCCCGATCCAGAGTGTGACTTAGATTACGTGCCTAACTATAGCCGCGCTCAAAAAGTCGAGGTGGCAATATCCAATTCTTTTGGGTTTGGCGGTCATAATGTCACACTGGCCTTTAAGAAATACGTTTAAAAGAAGTCAGGAGTCAGAATTTAGAAGTCAGGGGAGCAGGGAGCAGGGGGAGATTAGGGGGATGAGGGAGATGAGGGAGTGAGTGAGGGACAAGAATTAATAACCAATGCCCCATGCCCAATGCCCCATGCCCAATGCCCAATGCCCAATGCCCAATGCCCAATGCCCAAAGTATCATAGATATCATTCCGATATAACTTAAGCGTTCAACATGACCCAATTATCAGCTTGATTTATCACCAGAAACTCAGGAGATCCCGCTTGTCCATCGACAAGCGGGAGTGGGATGATGAGGATACTGTGGGGAATCTAAAATAACCCCAGCAAGAGAAGCTACGAAGAGTGCTAACCCGTCGTTAAAAACAAGAGATTATGACTGTTGCAACCCAATCCGCCAAAGAATTGTCCGTCGAAGAACTGGCTATTAACTCGATCCGCTTCTTGGCTGTTGATGCCGTAGAAAAAGCAAAATCGGGACACCCAGGACTACCAATGGGCGCGGCTCCGATGGCTTTTGTCCTCTGGGATCGCTTTTTGAAGTTTAATCCCAAGAATCCCAAATGGTTTAACCGCGATCGCTTTGTCTTGTCTGCCGGTCATGGCTCAATGTTGCAGTACGCCCTACTGTACCTGGCAGGCTACGATAGCGTCACCATTGAAGATATCAAACAATTCCGTCAATGGGAATCCAAAACCCCTGGACACCCCGAAAACTTCATGACCCCAGGCGTGGAAGTCACAACTGGCCCCTTGGGTCAAGGAATTGCTAATGGAGTTGGTTTAGCGATCGCCGAAGCGCACCTTGCCGCTAAATTTAACAAACCGGATACTAAGATTGTTGACCATTACACCTACGTAATTTTAGGTGACGGTTGCAACATGGAAGGAATTTCCGGTGAAGCTTGTTCTTTTGCAGGACACTTGGGATTAGGCAAACTCATCGCTCTGTATGACGACAACCACATTTCCATCGACGGTTCCACAGATGTGGCATTCACCGAAGATGTTTCCAAGCGGTTTGAAGCTTACGGTTGGCACGTTCAACACGTTGAAGATGGCAATACAGATTTAGAAGCGATCGCTAAAGCAATTGAAGCGGCTAAAGCTGTCACTGATAAGCCTTCTTTCATCAAGGTAACAACCATTATTGGTTACGGTTCCCCCAATAAAGCAAACACTGCCGGCGTTCACGGTGCTGCCTTAGGTGCAGACGAAATAGCATTGACTCGGAAAAATTTGGGTTGGGAATACGAACCTTTCGTAGTACCCGAAGAAGCCCTCAACCATACACGCAAAGCAGTTGAGCGCGGTGCAGGCTACGAAGACGAATGGAACAAGACCTTTGCCGACTACAAAGCTAAGTATGGCCAAGAAGCGGCTGAATTTGAACGTTACCTAAGCGGCAAGCTACCCGACGGTTGGGATAAAGTACTACCCACCTACACCCCCGAAGACAAAGGATTGCCCACCCGTAAACACTCAGAAACCTGCCTCAACAAATTGGCAGCAGTTTTACCTGAATTGATTGGTGGTTCGGCTGACTTGACTCACTCCAACTTGACCGAAATCAAGGGTAAAGGCGACTTCCAAAAAGGACACTACGAAAACCCCAACATCCACTTTGGTGTGCGGGAACATGCGATGGGCGCAATCTGTAATGGTATAGCGCTGCACACTTCAGGATTAATCCCCTACGGTGCTACCTTCTTGATCTTCACAGACTATATGCGTGCTGCCATCCGCTTATCCGCCCTTTCTCAAGCTGGGGTGATTTGGGTAATGACTCACGATTCCATAGGACAAGGTGAAGATGGCCCGACACACCAACCCATTGAAACTCTAGCTTCCTTGCGAGCTATTCCTAATTTATTAGTGTTTCGTCCCGCAGACGGTAACGAAACCTCTGGCGCTTATAAAATAGCGATCGAGCAAGCGAAGCAAAACGCTCCATCTCTGTTGGCATTCACCCGTCAAAACGTTCCCAACTTGGCAGGTACATCAGTTGAGGGCGTAGCAAAGGGTGGATACACCGTTGTTGATAGCGAAGGTACACCTGATATCATCTTGATTGGTACTGGTTCAGAATTGAGCCTCGCCGTTGGCGCAGCCGAAAAACTCAAGGCTGAAGGTAAGAAAGTTCGTGTTGTTTCGCTACCTTCATGGGAACTTTTTGAAGCACAAGATGCGGCTTATAAAGAGTCCATTTTGCCGAAAGCTGTCACCAAGCGTTTATCTGTAGAAGCCGGCGCTAGTTTTGGTTGGCACAAATATGTGGGTACTGAAGGCGATACTGTTAGTATTGATCGCTTTGGTGCTTCAGCTCCAGGTGGTGTTTGTTTAGAGAAGTTTGGTTTTAGCGTTGATAATGTATTAGCTAAGGCTAAACAATTGTTGGGTTAATAGCAACAGAATATTCTCAAAATTTTGTAGGGTGGGCTGAAAGGCCCGCCTTTTTTTTACATAGAGGGGCGCTGAGTGAGATTGTTTATAATTGAGTTAATGAGTTAGATATTGGTAGGAAGTTATGCAAGAAGTTTTTAGCTATCATCAGGAACTTATCAATCGGATATCGCCAATTGTAGAAAATTTATTTCAAGGTAATAGTTTATATCAAGTAAAGTTAAACCAACGGGAAATGATCCAAATGTTAGTTGAACTATTTGGAAAATTTTCACCAGAAGAAATGAATGAAATTAAAGATGATGATTTGACAGACAGAATTGATAGTATTTTAGTTTTAGAGGCAGTTTCAGGTACGTTAAATGATTTAACACCGGAGCAAATAGCTATTTTTGATGCAGTAGTAGAAGGAAGACCAATAAGGTGAGTTATTTACTAGATTCAAATATTGTTAGTTATATTTTGAAGAGAAATGTAATTGTAGATCAGAAGTTTAGGGAAGTTCGCCGTCTAAAACAAGATGTGTTTATTAGTTGCATAACTTACTATGAAGTCAAACGAGGTCTTTTAGCTATCAATGCTACTAGACAGTTAGCTGAGTTTAATAAATTTTGTCAAACCTATAAAATTTTATTAATAGATGATTTAGAAATTATTGAGCTAGCGATCGCGGATTAATTCTGTTTCCAATGATTCTGATTTGGTAAGAGTCCATCGGATTAATTTTAGAAAATTGGTGTAAACCGATTCTTAGAATATTTCTGGCATTTATGAAGTGAAGAAAGCCAGTGTAGAGGTGTATCAATCGCTCAGGTGTCAATATCAGCTATTACCTGCTAATGAACGTGACCATTATGGTATTGAACCGATGGCTGGGGAATTAATAATTTGGCAAGGCCGCTATCAAAATCTAGAATTACCCTGGTTGCGGTGGTGAAATAATCAGGGTGATTTGCTACAAACAAATGGGAGCGATGTTTACGACGGGCTACGCCTACGCAACGCTTGGCTGCTAAACTAAGAGAATTGAATATTAAACCTGCTAGTTAGTTTACTTATTTTGTCAACTATCTTTAGATGGATAGGGTAAACAGTACAGGGTTTATCATCACAAACCGCTTGCTAGTACTGAAAAAATGAAACTTTTATACCCAAAAATCTTTATTGCATCTTTAGTTTAATTTGTCAATGTGTAATCTCTAGTATCGCCTAATGAATCAGCAAGGCCTTCTGAAGACCTAATTTATATTCATGCTTTTAGGTGATGCAGTTATAACTTTATAAATGCGATTATGTATATGTCCTCAAACAATAAATAGTTGCTGTTGTCAAATGGAAAAAGTATGATTTTCTATGACTTCAGTAACTTTGCCTTTATACAATTGTTTGATGTTTTGAGAAGGTAACACAATGAATAATATCCTAAAACGCACACTTCTACCCAGCCTCATGGCTGCAAGTTTAGCTGGTGTCACGTTAGTTCCCGCTAAACCGGCTGCTGCTGATGACCAAGTATTAAGAGATGCAGGTATTGGGGCTGTTACCAATGTGGTCACCGGAGCAGTTAGAGGAAAGGGTAATGTATTAAATAATGCTGTAAGAGGTGGTGTCACTGGTGCAGCTGTCAATGGTGCAAATGGTTTGAGAAACACTCGCAATCGCCGTCATCGTAGCGTTGTTCAAGATGTCGGAGTTGGTGCAGGCACTAGCGCAGTAACTGGCGCAATTACTGGTAATAGCAGAGATACCCTTGGGAATGCTGTTGATGGTGCAGCTGTGGGTGGAGTAATCCATCTGCTAACTAATGGCAAATAATTCGTAAATTCATCAGCTAAAATACTTTCCAACTGCTAACGGGTTGCACTTGTAAGCACTACGAACTTATCTCTCCCTTAATTTCTCTCCTTCTAGGATGAGCAAACACAACCCCCTTTCCCTACTAGGGAAAGGGGGTTGGAGGGTTAGATTTATATTGGGATATATGCCACCATCAGGTTTAGATGACTTTACACTTAAGAATAAACTCTAGCCCTTCAACGCTTTTCTAAAGTTTCGACGATAGGATTGATTTGTAATAAACAAAGCTGGCCATAGCAAAGATAAACCAATGCGATTGGTCAAAGTGGGATTAAAATTAGTCCGTCCAAACCCATTCCAAAACTTCCAAACGCCGCCTCCGTAAACCACTATCAAGCCAATAACAATTAAAGTACCCATTCCTATCAACTCCGCTAGTAACTGACAGAATTTAAGTTAAGTTTTACCACACAAGGTAAGCACTACATCAGCAACACCGAGAAGGTATGACGAAACTTCTTAGCCTCGACATCTAAGTTAGTTAAAGACATATTCTCTTATTCCAGTGTAGATTAGCCTCATGCATTGCAGCTAGTTATCACTGGTGGCCAGCTAACTCAAAGGACGTAAAAGGGTTATTTCTGGCGTATTTGGGCAATATATGTTGCTTGTCTAATAGTCAAACTTTTAGTTTCTAAGATAGAACAGCGTTTTAAAACGTCTTATCTTTAACTCGAAATTTGACTCAAATCTGCCTAATATCTGCAAAATTCGGCGGATTATGCTTATGCTTCTTCTATCCAATAAAGATAATATCGTTCAGTATCCACCCAGCCTCTCTGAAAATCTTTGATTGGAACAATTTTCAAATCATTGCGGTTGACATTCAGTTTACGATTTAAGATGAGCAGAATTCTCTTTTGCTCATCTTTATTTTTGAGTAGAGAATTAATTTGGCTTAATATCCCAGTTTGTTCGACATCTTTACGACCAGTTTTAAATAAAGTAAAGCTTCCCAGTTTTTGAATCTCAGGATAGTAAAGCTTTCGATTGAGATAACCCGATAAAGGAGCCATATTTGCATCTCGACTGGCAACAATAAACTCATTAGCTAACCCAGCTTTTTGAATATATTGAACTGTTTCCCGACTAGCAGAAAATGGTACAACTAAATCTCTTGAAAAACTATAAATACCTCCCAGAAACTGGACATAAAGAATTAGCATCAAAGCGATATGATGCCATTTATAAATAAATATGATTGAATTTGGATGGACAGAAATTTTATTGAGTATAACTAGAGACTCTTGATAATAACTTCCTAGCCATAGAGCGGCTATTAGAACTAAATATAAATGTCCAAAATGCCGAGGCATACCTATAAATCTAAAGTATGTAAAGGCAAATATTACAGAATTACCTATAATGTAGAAAAATAATGCTACTGGCTTTTTAGATAATTTAATTAAGGTTAAAATTACAATTAATAGAGCAATTGTCGCACAAATAATTAAATCCAGCCATTTTTTATGTTGAGGAATAATTAATAAATAAGCACCAAATATTCTACTTATACTTCGTAATAAATGACGGATATCTAATTTTGTTAACCAACCATTATTTAACCCACCATGAAGATAACTATCTGTTGGAGGAGTAATAATATAAATGCATAAAATAAAAGAAACTATGATAATTATAATACTTAAAAATAAGTCGTATTTTTGGCTTTGATTAAAATACTGCTGGCGATGTTCACTATCAAAACAAAGTTCAGCTAGCAAAGTCAATGATAAAGAAAATGATACTAATAAGCCATAAGCACTACTATTTGCTAGTAAACCCAATAAAATTGCCAAATAAGTATAAGTTTTTTTTCTGGATGCAAAAACTGTACAGAATGCAAAAACAAATAACATACTAAAGGCATAGTTTCGAGAAATTAAAAGATATTCATAAAAAGGGAAGAAACCAAAAGAAAAAAGAAACTTTTGTTGATAGTTAAAAGGACTATACAGGCAAAAAAGAGTAACCGAAACAACAGTAATTGCCAAATGAAAAATTTGCATAATAATAGGATTATCGACTATTTTTCTCAGAAGTCCCAGAGAAAAATACCATAGAAGAGGATGACCTTCATAACGAATATTTGCAATTAAATCCCCTAAAGATTCACTATCTCTGACAATGAGCCAGGGATTTAGTTCATCTCGCCACATGGAATGGTTGAGAATACCTATTAAACCAAGAACAGAAAAAATAATGATAATAAACCAAGGAGAATGAAAAGGTAATCTCGAAATATATGTGATGAGTTTCTTGTTTAGCATTTTTAGTTAAAAATCTTTCTAAAAATGCTATCACAATCTGAGAGACAACTTATTCATCAAAATATTATCTTGATTCTTTAACTATTTAGACGAATGGATTCTTTCTGATTTCTAGTTATAACTTTCTGGCATACCTACTGGTGATAAACCCGCGATCGCTCGTAAGTTTTGGCAACGAATCAACTCGGTAAAATTTAAACCAGAACGTCCTTCAATTTTGGCTATCGCTTCAATTGCAGATAACAGGTGCTGCGCTGCTTCAGCTTCTGAATAACCACGCCGTTGTGCTATGCGAATTGCTGCTGCATCGGCATTCAATTCTGACTCTTGAGATTTATTAGTGCGCCAGATCCGAAAAGCAGCGATCGCACTTAATCCCCCAGCTACGGCTACACCCACCACATCTGATTGTGCTGCTTCTAATAATCCCCCTAACAGTCCCGCTAGTACTACACCTTGATAAATGTCGGGCTTAAACCACTTTACCCCGGTCAACCAGCTAACCATCTGCAATAGCAGCAAGTCTCGTTGCGGCTTGGTCAAGCGACGCCACAAATCGAAATTAATATATATCGGTCGCGCCTGATTCCAGGGTTGGGGAAAAGAGGCGTCAATCACTTTTGCTTGTTCTGGCTTACTAACGATTTTTGTCGTCATCCGACCAGAGGCAGGCATCACATCTAACAAACGACGAATTTCAACATTTGGCTCCATAAATTTAATTATTAGCCATAATGTGCATGGTAACTATTTTAGTTGTCATTCATGTTAACCTTTGATTTGTGAGATGCTCTGGCAGTCTTTCTAAATGGTTGTTTTATTAGTAAAAACCTCTATAAATGGCGAGAAAGTGAATAGATTCAGATGAAGCCATAAGAATATTGATTCAGCAGACTGAATTCTGACTCCTGCCTCCTGAATTCTGTTCGATAACCATTGCTACTACACTTGTAACAACATGGACGCGTTTGCTACCCTTCCGCCTGAATGGACAAATAAGGCAATACATGCCAATGAATTTTGCTGTCCTAATTGCCACTCAAGTAGCCGAGAAGCTGAAAAAGTTTGGCTAAATCGGCGATCGCCTGTACTTACAGAAGACCGTCGTCGCAAATGGCAAGAGTTTTACTACTGTCACTGTGGCTCTGTGTGGTGGGCTTGGAGTAGCGATCGCCCCCCAAAAGATATATCCAATCAGCCAGATTATAATCCTACATAGTTAATTTTCTTCCTAAACAAAACCCCACATTTACGTGGGGTTTTGTTTATCTAATTCTCAGCTTTATATTTCATCACCAATTTTAGAAGGTGAAGGTAGTACGTAGAGTACCTACATATTCAGTGTCGTTAGCGTCGTTATGCTCTGGATTGAAGATTACCAATAAGCCAGGAGTTATCTGAATATTATCGGAAACCTTGAACTTGTAAAGACCCTCTAAGTGATAAGAGGTACTGTCGTCTAAATTAGTATTGCCAGCGACATTTTTGATGCTACCACCAGTAACTTTCGGTGGTTGACCAAAGATAACACCCAAGACGTTGCCTTCGCCACCAAAGTCTTTTAAAGCAAGCGCTCCAGCCCAGTACCAAATATCTGCGTCTGCACCTGCATTACCACCGCTCCTAGCATCAGCAGTTGTGTAACCTCCCCAACCACTAATAGCCAACTTAGGGCTAAATTGGAAGGTAGCTTCTACACCGTAGTTGTTGGATTCAGTGCGAGTAGTAGTACCAGGCGCAACAAAGGGATTATTAGCAAAGGCGCTACCTGTACTTTGAAAGAGGTTGTTAGCACCATTGCCAGCGAAGTAACTACGGGCGTAGGTTAAACCAATATTGAAGGCTTTGCTGGGTTGGAAAGATAACTGACCAAAGATGGTGTTATCACCATTAAATAGCCCGTTATTAAGACCCGGATTATTAGCACCAAAGCCATTAACAATATTACCGTTGTTAGTACTTTGTGCTAAATAAGCACCAGTCAAACTGAGAGGCCCGCCAGGATTGAAAGTAACAGTCAGACCAGCACCATTTTGACCTTGACGATAAATGGGGCTGAAACGTCCATAGCGAGAGAGCGCACCCCTACCAGAGCTTGCAAAATCAGGGTTGAAGGTGTTGACGTTTTCGTATAATTCACCACCACTAGCGTCAACTTTGACACGTAGAGCGTTAGCAAAGTTAAAAGCATAGTTGATTTTATCAATTGCAACTGAGTTGGTAGCATCACTCACGTCAAAACCTAAGCGGGTCATGTTAGTACCGCTCACACCAGCATTATTCACGATATTGCCAGCATTCAGACGGATTTGCAACTGGTCTGTACCAGTAAAACTGCTGTATAAGTTCAAACGCACCCGGTCACTAAAAGTCGTGTTGGAATTCAAGTCGGTTCGGGCGGCTGTAGAACCTCCAGGAAGCGCTCTACTGTTACCAAAAACATCAGATACGGCGAAAATTCCTTCCCCAACCAACTTGGTAGTAGTAGAGAACTGATTAGCTTCCAACTCAGCAGTGCGGGCTTCTAATCCATCGACGCGACCGCGCAGAGTTGCTAGTTCAGCAGAAAATTCTTCTTGTAAGCGCTGTAAAGTAGTCAGGTCTTGTTTAGTAACCAAATCAGCAGTAGCTGTAGCAATAAGTTCGTTAACCCGGTCTAAACAGGAATTCAAACCTGCGGCAAATTCATAACGGGTCAAAGCACGGTTACCACGATAAGTACTGTTGGGATAACCTGCAATACAGCCGTAGCGTTCAACTAAAGATTGTAAAGCTTGGAATGCCCAATCTGTGGGCTGCACATCCGAAAATTGCGAAACTGATGTTACCTGGCTCATGTTGTTATAATCTTGA from Nostoc commune NIES-4072 includes:
- a CDS encoding iron uptake porin, with product MKKAFWNLCKVSPVVLAAAFFAANSAVAAEVNEQVTNVAQLSEAQDYNNMSQVTSVSQFSDVQPTDWAFQALQSLVERYGCIAGYPNSTYRGNRALTRYEFAAGLNSCLDRVNELIATATADLVTKQDLTTLQRLQEEFSAELATLRGRVDGLEARTAELEANQFSTTTKLVGEGIFAVSDVFGNSRALPGGSTAARTDLNSNTTFSDRVRLNLYSSFTGTDQLQIRLNAGNIVNNAGVSGTNMTRLGFDVSDATNSVAIDKINYAFNFANALRVKVDASGGELYENVNTFNPDFASSGRGALSRYGRFSPIYRQGQNGAGLTVTFNPGGPLSLTGAYLAQSTNNGNIVNGFGANNPGLNNGLFNGDNTIFGQLSFQPSKAFNIGLTYARSYFAGNGANNLFQSTGSAFANNPFVAPGTTTRTESNNYGVEATFQFSPKLAISGWGGYTTADARSGGNAGADADIWYWAGALALKDFGGEGNVLGVIFGQPPKVTGGSIKNVAGNTNLDDSTSYHLEGLYKFKVSDNIQITPGLLVIFNPEHNDANDTEYVGTLRTTFTF
- a CDS encoding DUF3318 domain-containing protein; amino-acid sequence: MEPNVEIRRLLDVMPASGRMTTKIVSKPEQAKVIDASFPQPWNQARPIYINFDLWRRLTKPQRDLLLLQMVSWLTGVKWFKPDIYQGVVLAGLLGGLLEAAQSDVVGVAVAGGLSAIAAFRIWRTNKSQESELNADAAAIRIAQRRGYSEAEAAQHLLSAIEAIAKIEGRSGLNFTELIRCQNLRAIAGLSPVGMPESYN
- the tkt gene encoding transketolase; amino-acid sequence: MTVATQSAKELSVEELAINSIRFLAVDAVEKAKSGHPGLPMGAAPMAFVLWDRFLKFNPKNPKWFNRDRFVLSAGHGSMLQYALLYLAGYDSVTIEDIKQFRQWESKTPGHPENFMTPGVEVTTGPLGQGIANGVGLAIAEAHLAAKFNKPDTKIVDHYTYVILGDGCNMEGISGEACSFAGHLGLGKLIALYDDNHISIDGSTDVAFTEDVSKRFEAYGWHVQHVEDGNTDLEAIAKAIEAAKAVTDKPSFIKVTTIIGYGSPNKANTAGVHGAALGADEIALTRKNLGWEYEPFVVPEEALNHTRKAVERGAGYEDEWNKTFADYKAKYGQEAAEFERYLSGKLPDGWDKVLPTYTPEDKGLPTRKHSETCLNKLAAVLPELIGGSADLTHSNLTEIKGKGDFQKGHYENPNIHFGVREHAMGAICNGIALHTSGLIPYGATFLIFTDYMRAAIRLSALSQAGVIWVMTHDSIGQGEDGPTHQPIETLASLRAIPNLLVFRPADGNETSGAYKIAIEQAKQNAPSLLAFTRQNVPNLAGTSVEGVAKGGYTVVDSEGTPDIILIGTGSELSLAVGAAEKLKAEGKKVRVVSLPSWELFEAQDAAYKESILPKAVTKRLSVEAGASFGWHKYVGTEGDTVSIDRFGASAPGGVCLEKFGFSVDNVLAKAKQLLG
- the fabF gene encoding beta-ketoacyl-ACP synthase II, yielding MTDYTRKRVVVTGVGAITPIGNTATEFWDGLLSGRNGIDRITFFDASRHDCRIAGEVKNFDPHDYLERKEAKRMDRFAQFGVSAAKQALANAQLVINELNAEQVGVMIGSGIGGIKVLEDQQTIYLNRGPDRCSPFMIPMMIANMAAGLTAIHTGAKGPNSCPVTACAAGSNAVGDAFRLIQGGYAQAMICGGTESAVTPLSMAGFAACKALSFRNDDPAHACRPFDRDRDGFVLGEGSGILILEELQHALSRGAHIYAEMIGYGMTCDAYHITSPVPGGLGAARAIELALKDANITPEHISYINAHGTSTPANDSTETSAIKKALGEHAYKVAISSTKSMTGHLLGGSGGIEAVATVLAIANDQIPPTINLENPDPECDLDYVPNYSRAQKVEVAISNSFGFGGHNVTLAFKKYV